From Pseudomonas sp. stari2:
GGCTCTTGGAATCAAAGAACCGCAACTCGGCGCCCGTGCCCTCGAATACCTTCGCATAATGCCGCTTCTGGTGCTGGATGAACGCCGCGCTGCGCGGGTAGATCGAGATCGCCACGGTCTTCGGTTTCGCCAGCCGCAGGGCACGCACGATGTGGCTGTCCTGCTCGCCCAGGGCGTGGCCGAAGATGCACAGGCTGTCGCCGTGCCCCAGTAACTGGTCGTAGCAGAACGACAGATAATCGGAGCTGCGGATGGTCTTGAGTTTGTCCGCGCTCGGCCCTTCGTTGACGAACAGCGGCACGTCGTCGAGGGTCTTGAGCGTGTTGTTGATCGCGAAACTGCCGAGCAGCGTGCCTTCGGTGGCGGTCAGTTTGCGGGCGCTGCCGTCCTGGTTGCGCACCAGATGCAGACCGCCGTGCAGGTACAGCAGACGCGGTTTGTCAGTGCAGCTTTCGCACAGGTCGAAGCTGGCGTCGGGGCCGTTGAACAGGTCGTCGATGGCCTCGCCCTGATGTTGTAGGGCCCAGTAGTTGAGCAGGTCGTAATTGGTGGTGAACACCGTGCGATAACTGGCCAGTTCGCGGTTCAGGATCGTCAGGGTCGACGCTTCGATCAGTCGCCACGGAATGTGCAAATCGTGGACGGCATTGATCAGCGCCTCCTTGATCGCGTAGTAGCGATTGCGCGGTGCGGCCGAGCTGACGGCCAGTGCCTTGTTGACCCGGCTGGTGGTTTTCAGCGCGCCGAGCACCTGCTCGAAACTGCGCGTCTGCATCGCATCGAATACGCTCAGTTCCGACGGGCTCAACGGTTTTTCTTCCACCGTGCGGGCGTTTTCGAACAGCGAGTCGTAGCCGAAATCGTCCCACACCGCGCGGCTGGCACCGTTGCCCACCAGTAAGCCGCTGAAGTCGGTGGTGGCGCGTA
This genomic window contains:
- a CDS encoding DUF4917 family protein; this encodes MTDFLDVDASLEDWNALRATTDFSGLLVGNGASRAVWDDFGYDSLFENARTVEEKPLSPSELSVFDAMQTRSFEQVLGALKTTSRVNKALAVSSAAPRNRYYAIKEALINAVHDLHIPWRLIEASTLTILNRELASYRTVFTTNYDLLNYWALQHQGEAIDDLFNGPDASFDLCESCTDKPRLLYLHGGLHLVRNQDGSARKLTATEGTLLGSFAINNTLKTLDDVPLFVNEGPSADKLKTIRSSDYLSFCYDQLLGHGDSLCIFGHALGEQDSHIVRALRLAKPKTVAISIYPRSAAFIQHQKRHYAKVFEGTGAELRFFDSKSHALGNPKLSVPVEV